The Lolium perenne isolate Kyuss_39 chromosome 6, Kyuss_2.0, whole genome shotgun sequence genome segment ACGTGAGCCAGGCCCTGTGCGGAGATATTAGCAAACACTGTCAGTCCACAAGGTATATCTCACGTATATCAGCATATATATGAATCAGCTGATTTTCTGTATACGTTAGAATGCTGCCAAGCGCACTTTCTTCATTCTTTTTCCACTTTGAACTAACCTGGGCTTGCTCACGTCTTGTTACTGCCATCTCCAGAGCGACTACCCCGATCGACGATGAACTATAACAGGACATGGCCATATCTGTTCGACTAAGCGAAGTAGATGATAATCTGGAAAGCGTGAAAGCGGCAGCTCCGTTTATGTACGATACCATCCTTGTAGGAATTGAAGCTGTGATATCTCGGTGTCAGTGTTTTGACATTCCACATTTCTGTTACAGAGGGGTTTATAGTAATTTCCATATGATCACTAATCTGTGAGAACGTTGGGACAATGAGAAAATTTTGCACACTGAATAACAGTTGAACTTATCTTATGTGATGCCTTGTTGGAAGATTTGTCAGCTGATTTAGCTTTCAACACTTTTTGACTGAACTAATGAAGCTCCAGAATTTTGCATGAATTTACAAGGATTTCGCAATAATTGAATCTTTCAGTAACTTTTGATAAATGATGCGAAGGCCGTGTTAGGCATTGAGATGAAATATGAGTCTACTATCGTGCTACCAACTTTTAATTGAAGATAATCAAGCTTGTTCTCTGTCACTTGTAATACCTTGTCAATCTAACTAGACGTACTTGTTTTCTATGAGGTTGTCTAACAATCAAGCAATAACCCTGACAAAAGGTAATGTATCCAGATAATTCCATAGGCAGAAGTCAAAAAACAAGGACAATATATTACTTTTTTTTAAAAGTCTCAGCAGGAGAACTGCGGTTCCATTTATAGAAGTAGAAAAAACTGTACAAAGACAAACACGACGGGGTGGCGTGCCAGCCCCAAGGTTCAAAGCCTACTCTCGCCTTATAAGGTGTCTCGCACCGGCAAGCACCCAAATGTTTGCCTCGTCCGTGATGAGGTGGACTAGACCAAGCACACTCAACTCTTTATTAAAAAAAAACCTTTCTATTCCGTTCTCGCCAAAGCTCCCACGCTATGAGAATGGTAAGCAACGCCGCGCGTTAGTCCCTTGCTGCCAATGTCGACACTGCCCAGCCAAGAGCGAGGTTGTTGATGGCTGGGCTAGCAATGGCCGGGCAGGAGAGCCGTACGTTCCCAGGCTTGTCTTGACCATGGGCACTCCGTGAACATGTGTGCCGGAGTCTCTAGATTTCTTCGGCAAAGCGGACATAAATATTGATTGGGCAGGTCGAAGCGCAGCAATCTATCGGCGGTGAAGATCCGACGGCTGCAGCAGTAGCCACACGAAGAACTTGCACTTGGGAGGTGCCCAGACCGGCAAGATGTGGCGAAGCGAGGATTGCTCGGTCCCATCGAACTGTAGCGCGTACGCGGAGGTCGCGGAGTAGGCGCCCGATGGCGACCTCCAACGGAAGGCGTCTTCTGTGTCCGGGGCTAGTGTGCAGCTCCTCGCTACCTCCCTGAGCATGACGAAATCGGGGAGGAGCCCCGGGGAGACCCGCCCGCGCAGGTCCAGAAGCCAATGGTCATTGCATATCGCCTCCGCCACCGTCCTGTTTTTGTGCCTCGAAATATCGTAGAGTAAAGGCCATCGCTTCCTCAAGGGCTCGCCGGCCTAGCTATCTGACCAGAAGCTGGCCGTCTTCCCATTCCCAAATGTGACCTCGGTCCTGTAAGCAAAAAGGGCCTGATTGGTGGTGGATGCAGGTTCCAACAAACCCCTTCCATGGTTAATTCGTCCCAGTCTTCGCTTGCCAATCCACCGCAGCCGCAGAGCGTTGTTGAAGCGCTGCAAGTCGAGGACCCCTAGCCCACCCAACTCTGTGGGGCGGCAAACAAACTTCCAGGCAACCCTGCATTGGCCCGGGGGAACACATGTCCTTGGCACACCATAGCCAAGCCCGCTGCAACTTGTCGATTTGGGCCAACGCCCACGCAGTGTATCACTGGATAAAGACCAATCTTTGTAAAGGGAAATTAAATCCACCACAGAGCCACGCGTGGCAGCGCATGGTACATCGCCCAGCGCGCACGTCCCCGCGCGCGTACGACTCCGCGTGCCCTACAACTTCGCGCGTACATCCAGGCTCTCCCCGCGCGCCCGCACGTCTAACCAGCAGCACGTCTCAACCACATGGTCGGGAGTACTTCCCTGCTAGCCTATCAAGTACCTGCATATTAGCCAGCATATTGCATGTCGCGTATATAAGCGAATATAGCCGCGCACACTATCAGTTACAATCGCGCATATGGCCGGGTAGATCGGCCGTCGCGCACACGAGTAGGTACAGTCATgcacacgagcgagtacagtcGTGCACACAAGCAGGTACATGTACGATCGCCcacacgagcgagtacagtcGCACACACGAGCATGTACAAGTATAGTCGCGTACACGAGCGATTGCAGCATGACGATTACGAGCATCAGCCGCACAAGATCTGATCACACGCACACGAGCAAGACAGTGTAAGTATAGTCGCGCACACGAACATGTACAGTTACCGGATAAAGGGAAAAAACTGCAACAAATACACTAAAAACTGAAGTGCTTATCAGGTCAAGCACGAGTACAGTTATGTACACACCACGAGTACAACCATACTAGTATCAGAAGTACGGAAAAAAAGTATCTCGAAAtatatcaacatgggatctagttttaaagatctcgacgcgaggatctcaaaagtgaaaacggattgtaatttgatcttacggttctcaagatatttcattttgaaaaatgAATCTAGAAAATAAAGGAAAAATCTGGCACAACCGAGCCCTCTCTCTCCTTCATCCACACCTTGCTTCCCCTTGTGACACATGGtgagcagggagaccacttctcagagattttctggcaccacagcgcgccacttgtTGCAAGCGGAGCGAGTTGGTTTCCCTTCGCGAAGGTCGACCTTTTTCTAACGATTTCGCGCGGACAGAGGGTGCTGTCATCCTGATGAAAACCAGCAGCGCCGAGAGGACAGCCTTGAGCAGGGTCAGCCGACCCGCTCTGGACATAAGAGCATGAGCCCGTAAAACAGGTCGAAACCGAAAAGTCCGGTGGATTTACGGGTTCAGGCCAAAACTGGGCCAGAATAGAGCCCGAACTCACAGCCTAGCCCGTAAAACGAGTTTGGGGGCACGAGAAAT includes the following:
- the LOC127310757 gene encoding uncharacterized protein, with translation MWLRRAAELGGLGVLDLQRFNNALRLRWIGKRRLGRINHGRGLLEPASTTNQALFAYRTEVTFGNGKTASFWTVAEAICNDHWLLDLRGRVSPGLLPDFVMLREVARSCTLAPDTEDAFRWRSPSGAYSATSAYALQFDGTEQSSLRHILPVWAPPKCKFFVWLLLQPSDLHRR